One part of the Ignisphaera cupida genome encodes these proteins:
- the hypF gene encoding carbamoyltransferase HypF, whose protein sequence is MSIKALRIRVTGIVQGVGFRPFVYRLATRLGLKGYVVNLGGSEVEIFVEGDENSLKFFVERISVEKPPNARIDKVFVEWIEPIGFKEFLIRESGSQQILRSVIPPDIGICSDCVREILDSGSRFYRYYWNSCVNCGPRFSMMFRTPYDRENTSMAVFRLCEKCEAEYRDPSNVRRFHAQGISCPVCGPKTFVFDSSGRRIDVDDIVSFVAKKILEGHIIAIKGVGGYHIACLASRDDVVLELRKRKRRPTQPFAVMARDYKVVEDIAVPFPEARELLESPQRPIVILPKKRDSKLSEYVSPGLSTVGVMLPYTGFQVLLLREIPDGFLIMTSGNVHGEPMCTNITCVFEKLRDVVDYVVEHEREIVHRVDDSVIRFSDGEPVFLRRARGYAPEWIELPFNVAESIAVGAELQTAGAVAFENKVVLTQYIGDVDEPAQLDDLRKELLWFAKIYGLKPSVVAADMHPNYHNKRIAVEFSKEFGAEYIEIQHHHAHIASAMAEHGVGEDENVVGIAIDGTGYGVDGGIWGGEVMIASYTNFKRTGSLQPFTLPGGDSAALYPVKPLISLFVLAGYSEEEVIKYLEKEGLIKSLPYGAKEAAITYRLAKSGRGAVVTSMGRTLDAFSALLNVCTLRTYEGEPPIKLEALADSGNYLDYYPKIKHFNGRLVVDVVDMLNWVLSNMDKRKSDLAATVLRSLGIGLGLIALESVKGLRNTKNFVVCSGGSAVNTHIIRGIKHALKSGEIGVKLPRKTPPGDGGIALGQIVIVSSKVSKHG, encoded by the coding sequence ATGAGTATTAAAGCTTTGAGGATTAGAGTTACGGGTATTGTTCAAGGTGTTGGCTTTAGACCATTTGTTTATAGACTTGCTACTAGGCTTGGTCTCAAAGGCTATGTTGTTAATTTGGGTGGTAGTGAAGTTGAGATTTTTGTTGAAGGTGATGAAAATTCTTTGAAGTTTTTTGTTGAGAGAATTTCTGTTGAGAAACCTCCTAATGCTAGAATTGATAAGGTTTTTGTTGAGTGGATTGAGCCCATAGGTTTTAAAGAGTTTCTTATTAGGGAAAGTGGTTCTCAACAGATTCTAAGAAGTGTTATACCACCGGATATAGGTATTTGTAGCGATTGTGTTAGAGAAATTCTTGATTCTGGCTCAAGATTCTATAGATACTATTGGAATAGCTGTGTTAACTGTGGACCAAGATTCTCAATGATGTTTAGAACACCTTACGATAGAGAAAACACGTCCATGGCTGTGTTTAGGCTTTGTGAAAAATGCGAAGCTGAGTATAGAGATCCAAGCAATGTTAGAAGGTTTCATGCACAAGGCATTAGCTGCCCTGTTTGTGGCCCAAAAACATTTGTTTTCGACTCAAGTGGTAGAAGAATAGATGTTGATGACATAGTTTCATTTGTTGCTAAAAAGATTTTGGAGGGGCATATAATAGCTATTAAAGGTGTTGGAGGATACCACATAGCATGTCTAGCATCTCGTGACGATGTTGTTTTAGAGCTTAGAAAGAGGAAGAGAAGACCAACACAACCATTTGCTGTTATGGCAAGAGACTATAAAGTTGTTGAGGATATTGCAGTGCCTTTTCCAGAAGCTAGAGAGCTTCTAGAGTCTCCCCAGAGACCAATAGTTATATTGCCGAAGAAGAGAGATTCAAAGCTTTCAGAATATGTTTCCCCTGGTTTATCAACAGTTGGTGTTATGCTTCCATACACAGGTTTTCAAGTGTTGTTGCTAAGAGAAATTCCGGATGGCTTCTTGATAATGACTAGTGGCAATGTCCATGGAGAGCCAATGTGTACAAACATTACCTGTGTTTTTGAAAAGCTTAGAGATGTTGTGGATTATGTTGTTGAGCATGAGAGGGAAATTGTTCATAGAGTTGATGATAGTGTTATAAGGTTTTCTGATGGAGAGCCAGTGTTTCTTAGAAGAGCAAGGGGTTATGCACCTGAGTGGATAGAGCTTCCATTCAATGTTGCTGAATCCATTGCTGTTGGAGCAGAACTTCAAACAGCTGGTGCAGTAGCTTTTGAAAACAAAGTTGTTTTAACACAATACATAGGCGATGTTGATGAACCTGCCCAGCTAGATGATCTTAGAAAAGAGCTTCTATGGTTTGCAAAAATCTATGGGCTAAAGCCAAGTGTTGTTGCAGCTGATATGCATCCCAACTACCATAATAAGAGGATTGCAGTTGAGTTTTCAAAAGAGTTTGGAGCTGAGTATATAGAGATTCAGCATCATCATGCACACATAGCTTCTGCAATGGCTGAGCATGGTGTTGGAGAAGATGAGAATGTTGTTGGCATAGCTATTGATGGAACAGGCTATGGTGTTGATGGTGGTATATGGGGTGGGGAGGTTATGATAGCAAGCTATACTAACTTCAAAAGAACTGGTAGTCTACAGCCATTTACTCTTCCAGGTGGAGATTCGGCAGCACTCTATCCTGTGAAACCCCTAATATCATTGTTTGTATTAGCTGGTTACAGCGAGGAGGAGGTTATTAAGTACCTAGAGAAAGAGGGCCTCATAAAATCATTACCATATGGAGCCAAGGAAGCTGCTATAACGTATAGACTTGCTAAGAGTGGTAGAGGAGCTGTTGTAACGAGCATGGGAAGAACTTTAGATGCTTTTTCAGCTCTTTTGAATGTGTGCACACTTAGAACATATGAAGGTGAGCCACCAATAAAGCTAGAAGCTTTAGCTGATAGTGGAAACTATTTGGATTACTATCCAAAGATAAAGCATTTCAATGGTAGACTAGTTGTTGATGTTGTTGACATGCTTAACTGGGTTCTTAGCAACATGGATAAAAGGAAAAGCGATTTAGCAGCAACAGTTCTTAGGTCTCTAGGCATTGGACTAGGTCTAATAGCTTTGGAGAGTGTAAAGGGTTTGAGAAACACTAAAAACTTTGTTGTTTGTAGTGGTGGATCAGCTGTAAATACACACATTATTAGAGGTATTAAACATGCTTTGAAGAGTGGGGAGATAGGTGTTAAGCTTCCACGAAAAACTCCTCCAGGTGATGGAGGTATTGCCCTAGGGCAAATTGTTATAGTCTCTTCAAAGGTGAGTAAACATGGTTAG
- a CDS encoding HEPN domain-containing protein, whose product MKSLKLLVDWIEKADIFLSDAEKHLAEGHYWLVCFESHQAAELYPKSLIVSATGFHPYTHDLLELVDALKSIGINVEEDIVIASDLLTPHYTLSRYPGRKTIKYNRERAERCLGSAKKVVEWVKRVADP is encoded by the coding sequence TTGAAGAGCCTTAAACTACTTGTTGACTGGATTGAAAAAGCAGATATTTTTCTATCTGATGCTGAGAAGCATTTAGCTGAGGGTCACTATTGGCTGGTTTGTTTTGAGTCTCACCAAGCTGCTGAGCTCTATCCCAAATCTCTTATAGTCTCTGCTACAGGTTTTCATCCCTATACACATGATCTTTTGGAACTTGTAGATGCGTTAAAAAGTATTGGTATAAATGTTGAAGAAGATATTGTAATTGCAAGTGATTTGCTAACACCACACTATACATTATCTAGATACCCAGGTAGAAAAACAATTAAGTATAATAGAGAAAGGGCTGAGAGATGTTTGGGTTCTGCTAAGAAAGTTGTTGAGTGGGTGAAGAGGGTTGCAGACCCATAG
- a CDS encoding AMP-binding protein has product MAKDVLEEIYSSEEVVPPLMKWKYITVKEYEAIYRSSIADVALFWGEEAKKLVWTKPWSKVVDGQPPNARWFVGGEINAYYNIVEKHRDSWIWGKPAIIWENELGDVEVATYEDLHNLVSRLAGALKSFGVKAGDWIAIYASPTIESLAVMLAAIKIGAPFEAIFTGFGFYEVAKRIASRKPKVFVVSDGFYRRGKVVDTLSVARKALDYSNHRCTTIVIEKTGSTRLRENEISFDNVKNLGKDSEGFTAPSNHPLFGLHVAYEDDFKPITHGVGGYLVQTFSTSKWIGLRPHDTYFCTVWPGWITGITYVVFGPLMIGSTIVLYDGSFDYPSADRWWDIIERYAVTLFLTTGSALRILSRAGNQYVKIHNMDTLKAVLVTAEPLETSVWWWTYRVVGTGSSPAITSIPEKLTGRIPVINMYIQSELATFVTGNLINYTFTPITPGSVGKPIPGFSIDVVDDYGKSVRDLIGELVLRSPWPSTPIEAPQDFWSRWVEGFYRTGDYALMTRNHTVFVLGRKDCVLKVSGYRLSPGAVENVVREVLKKNVLVVGAPDKTRFEVPIVIASESMDKEIVKKIVREYLGPIMEPADVRIEIFDEKSPRGYVRRRFKEMLWNIAVQAKG; this is encoded by the coding sequence ATGGCTAAAGATGTTTTGGAAGAGATTTATAGTAGCGAGGAAGTTGTTCCACCTCTAATGAAGTGGAAGTATATTACTGTTAAAGAGTATGAGGCTATATACAGAAGCAGTATAGCTGATGTTGCACTGTTCTGGGGGGAAGAGGCTAAGAAGCTTGTTTGGACAAAGCCCTGGAGCAAAGTTGTTGATGGACAGCCACCAAATGCTAGATGGTTTGTTGGTGGAGAAATAAATGCTTATTACAACATTGTTGAAAAGCATAGAGATTCATGGATTTGGGGAAAACCAGCAATTATATGGGAGAATGAGCTTGGCGATGTGGAGGTGGCAACATATGAGGATCTGCACAATCTTGTTAGTAGATTGGCTGGTGCTTTGAAGAGTTTTGGTGTTAAAGCTGGTGACTGGATAGCTATATATGCATCACCAACAATAGAGTCACTAGCGGTGATGCTAGCTGCTATAAAAATTGGGGCACCATTTGAAGCTATATTCACTGGTTTTGGTTTTTATGAAGTTGCTAAAAGAATTGCTAGTAGAAAACCAAAAGTTTTTGTTGTTTCAGATGGGTTCTACAGAAGAGGAAAAGTTGTTGATACACTATCAGTTGCTAGAAAGGCTTTGGATTATTCAAATCATAGATGCACAACAATAGTTATTGAGAAAACTGGGTCTACAAGACTTAGAGAAAATGAGATTAGTTTTGATAATGTGAAGAATCTTGGCAAGGATTCAGAGGGTTTTACTGCACCTTCTAATCACCCTCTCTTTGGGCTTCACGTAGCTTACGAAGATGATTTCAAGCCTATTACACATGGTGTTGGTGGCTATCTAGTACAAACGTTTTCTACTAGCAAATGGATTGGTCTAAGACCACATGACACATATTTTTGTACTGTTTGGCCGGGATGGATAACGGGAATTACATATGTTGTTTTTGGCCCGTTGATGATTGGCTCAACAATTGTTTTATATGATGGAAGCTTCGACTATCCATCTGCTGATAGATGGTGGGATATTATAGAGAGATATGCAGTTACACTTTTTTTGACAACTGGATCAGCACTAAGAATACTGTCGAGGGCTGGGAATCAATATGTTAAAATACACAACATGGATACTCTAAAAGCTGTTTTAGTAACAGCTGAACCTCTTGAGACAAGTGTTTGGTGGTGGACTTACAGAGTTGTTGGAACTGGAAGCTCTCCAGCAATAACATCTATACCAGAAAAGCTCACTGGTAGAATACCAGTTATCAACATGTATATACAAAGCGAGTTAGCAACATTTGTAACTGGGAATCTAATAAACTACACCTTCACACCAATAACCCCTGGCTCTGTTGGAAAACCAATACCAGGATTCAGCATAGATGTTGTTGATGATTATGGGAAATCGGTTAGAGACTTGATTGGAGAGCTTGTGCTTAGAAGCCCATGGCCCTCAACACCTATTGAAGCTCCACAGGATTTTTGGAGCAGATGGGTAGAGGGATTCTATAGAACAGGCGACTATGCTTTGATGACCAGAAACCATACTGTTTTTGTTTTGGGTAGAAAAGACTGTGTTTTGAAGGTTAGTGGCTATAGGTTGAGTCCTGGAGCAGTAGAGAATGTTGTTAGAGAGGTTCTGAAGAAGAATGTTTTAGTTGTTGGAGCACCAGACAAAACAAGGTTTGAAGTGCCAATAGTTATAGCAAGTGAGAGTATGGATAAGGAGATTGTGAAGAAAATTGTAAGAGAGTATCTAGGGCCAATAATGGAGCCAGCAGATGTGAGGATAGAGATATTTGATGAGAAAAGTCCAAGAGGTTATGTGAGGAGAAGGTTTAAGGAAATGCTGTGGAATATAGCTGTTCAAGCAAAGGGTTGA
- a CDS encoding MBL fold metallo-hydrolase: MRKLKFREVFVSRDGFAGAKITFNKTVFCIDVLNTQNCDYALYTHLHPRHFPGYDNVDTSRVVSPSIGFFRVKPGDAISIGNVKIITVDAYNISETGKEPAHPKGFGVGYIMKFDNAIVYHMGDTDFIPEILNLKTPIHILFIPIGCENVLCPEEALEVVKSLRPSITIPIHYVDKGFLHTFRYIAQPYTQVVVL; encoded by the coding sequence TTGAGGAAACTCAAATTTAGAGAGGTCTTTGTTTCTAGAGATGGTTTTGCTGGTGCCAAAATAACATTCAACAAAACTGTTTTCTGCATTGATGTTCTCAACACCCAAAACTGTGACTATGCATTATATACCCATCTTCACCCAAGACACTTTCCAGGTTATGACAATGTAGATACAAGCAGAGTTGTTTCACCATCTATAGGATTCTTCAGAGTTAAACCAGGTGATGCTATTAGCATTGGAAATGTCAAGATTATTACTGTTGATGCATACAACATTAGTGAAACAGGTAAGGAACCTGCTCATCCAAAGGGGTTTGGCGTTGGATATATAATGAAATTTGATAATGCAATTGTTTATCACATGGGGGACACGGATTTCATTCCAGAAATTTTGAATCTCAAAACACCTATACACATTCTTTTCATTCCAATTGGCTGTGAAAATGTTTTATGTCCTGAGGAGGCTTTGGAGGTTGTTAAAAGTCTTAGACCATCGATTACCATACCAATTCATTATGTAGACAAAGGTTTTTTGCATACATTTAGATATATTGCACAGCCATATACACAGGTAGTTGTTTTGTAG
- a CDS encoding macro domain-containing protein, with product MKELCSSIFYGVVLRVLIEDVTKLVVDAIVNPANSLMVMGGGVAGAIKRVGGEEIEKEAMRYAPVSIGKAVATTAGRLPAKYVIHSPTMEKPAMRTTVDKVSKAVLAALEKALELGVKSIAFPGMGTGVGGLSYSQAAEAMVNTIKQFLSSRRVPLTTIYLVAIDEELAKEFCKAIEKH from the coding sequence GTGAAAGAACTGTGTAGCTCTATTTTTTATGGTGTTGTGTTAAGGGTTTTGATTGAGGATGTTACTAAGCTAGTTGTTGATGCTATTGTTAATCCTGCTAACAGCTTAATGGTTATGGGTGGTGGTGTTGCTGGTGCTATTAAGAGAGTTGGTGGTGAGGAAATAGAGAAAGAGGCAATGAGATATGCTCCTGTGTCAATAGGAAAAGCTGTTGCTACAACAGCTGGAAGGTTACCAGCTAAATATGTTATTCATTCACCAACTATGGAGAAACCAGCTATGAGAACAACAGTTGATAAAGTATCGAAAGCTGTTTTAGCTGCTCTTGAAAAGGCTTTGGAACTTGGTGTAAAGTCTATAGCTTTTCCAGGTATGGGCACAGGTGTAGGTGGGTTATCATATAGTCAAGCAGCAGAAGCTATGGTGAATACAATTAAGCAGTTTTTGAGCAGTAGAAGAGTTCCTTTAACAACTATATATCTTGTTGCAATAGATGAGGAGCTTGCAAAAGAGTTTTGCAAAGCAATAGAAAAGCATTAA
- a CDS encoding nucleotidyltransferase domain-containing protein, whose translation MQTHSIGYEILRKVYRKVVERDEMFKRFVERLCVSGLADEVYLVGSRARGDNSSSSDYDIVVVVNEDDVLGVVEKIAMLRKEAVPVDVVVLRKEDLKDPIYREMLMYKKKLC comes from the coding sequence TTGCAGACCCATAGTATTGGCTATGAAATTCTTAGAAAAGTGTATAGAAAGGTTGTTGAAAGAGATGAAATGTTTAAAAGATTTGTAGAAAGGCTTTGTGTAAGTGGTCTTGCTGATGAGGTTTACCTAGTTGGTTCCAGGGCTCGTGGAGACAATTCCTCTTCCAGTGATTATGATATTGTGGTTGTTGTTAATGAGGATGATGTGCTTGGTGTTGTAGAGAAGATAGCAATGCTTAGGAAAGAGGCTGTACCAGTAGATGTGGTGGTTCTTAGAAAAGAGGATTTGAAGGATCCAATATATAGAGAGATGCTGATGTATAAGAAGAAGCTGTGCTAG
- a CDS encoding AIR synthase family protein — protein MSAKLSPNLLSKYVLSRVGVVDPSVVVGPSIGEDAAIIDLGSDSVLVVHADPITGAVENIGWLAIHIACNDIAVRGAKPKWLVTVLLLPHSENEDKNEELLDSITKQMSEAAKEVGAMIVGGHSEFTVDISRPIISVTAMGIAKKGSYVTTGGARVGDVVLMTKTVAVEGTAILAADFRDVLLEMGVSETVLERGRNFIKRISVVKEAIALAETGLATSMHDPTEGGLIAGLAEIAYASKKSIEIWEEKIPIAEETMAIVKALGIDPLKLISSGTLVATIHQDKADEAIKLLQNIGVEAAVIGKVTEPKDFYVAIHRRSGQVEKIKDVYVKDELYDAWKRFKSHRS, from the coding sequence ATGTCTGCAAAGCTCTCTCCAAATCTCCTATCAAAATATGTGCTTAGCAGAGTTGGTGTTGTAGATCCTTCTGTTGTGGTGGGGCCCTCTATTGGAGAGGATGCAGCAATTATTGATCTGGGAAGCGATAGTGTTTTAGTTGTTCATGCGGATCCAATAACTGGTGCTGTTGAGAATATTGGTTGGCTTGCAATTCACATTGCTTGTAACGATATTGCTGTTAGAGGTGCTAAACCCAAGTGGCTAGTAACTGTTTTGCTTTTGCCACATTCAGAAAATGAGGATAAGAATGAGGAACTTCTAGATTCCATTACTAAGCAAATGAGTGAAGCAGCTAAAGAGGTTGGTGCAATGATTGTTGGGGGACACAGTGAATTCACAGTAGATATTTCAAGGCCAATAATATCTGTGACTGCCATGGGCATTGCGAAGAAGGGCAGCTATGTTACCACAGGTGGTGCTAGAGTTGGCGACGTTGTTTTAATGACTAAGACTGTTGCTGTTGAAGGAACAGCAATACTTGCAGCAGACTTTAGAGATGTTTTGCTTGAAATGGGTGTTTCAGAAACTGTTTTGGAAAGAGGAAGAAATTTCATTAAGAGAATAAGCGTTGTTAAAGAGGCTATAGCTCTTGCAGAAACTGGATTAGCAACATCTATGCATGATCCAACAGAAGGTGGTTTAATTGCTGGACTAGCTGAAATTGCTTATGCATCAAAAAAATCTATTGAGATTTGGGAAGAGAAAATACCAATAGCAGAAGAGACAATGGCCATAGTCAAAGCCCTTGGAATAGACCCTTTAAAACTCATAAGCTCTGGAACACTAGTTGCGACAATACATCAAGACAAAGCTGATGAAGCTATAAAACTACTTCAAAACATTGGAGTAGAAGCAGCTGTTATAGGCAAGGTTACAGAGCCAAAAGATTTTTACGTAGCTATTCATAGAAGAAGTGGCCAAGTAGAAAAAATTAAAGATGTGTATGTAAAAGACGAGCTATATGATGCGTGGAAGCGTTTCAAATCCCATAGAAGCTAA
- the hypE gene encoding hydrogenase expression/formation protein HypE yields MDKVSLAHGSGGVETFELLEKLIFSRVENKLKRVENGFGIDVLDDGATIPLPSGEHIVVSIDAYTVNPPFFPGGNIGVLAAAGSINDVLMMGGKPIAILDSIVVEEGFPINDLETIIQSFLNVLRSENIALIGGDFKVMPKGSIDKIVITTAAIGIAKKPIVDMPKPGDKIVVSDFVGDHGAVIMLLQMGLEKSVEEFEKGLLKSDAKPLTKLMIPLIEKYRNFINAARDPTRGGLAGILNEWASKSGNVIVVDESSIPVRESVKRYSEMLGIDPLYLASEGVAVLSIDSSVANEVVEYMKSLGFENARIIGEVKSSEKFRGYVLSKTRIGGYRILEPPRGELVPRIC; encoded by the coding sequence ATGGATAAGGTTTCTCTTGCTCATGGCTCAGGTGGTGTAGAAACTTTTGAGCTTTTGGAAAAGCTCATATTTAGTCGTGTTGAAAACAAGTTGAAGAGAGTTGAAAATGGGTTTGGAATAGATGTTTTAGATGATGGAGCAACAATACCTCTTCCAAGTGGAGAGCACATCGTTGTTTCAATTGATGCTTACACAGTTAATCCACCATTTTTCCCAGGGGGAAACATAGGTGTTTTAGCAGCTGCTGGCTCCATAAACGATGTTTTGATGATGGGTGGAAAACCCATTGCGATTCTAGACTCTATTGTTGTTGAGGAAGGGTTTCCAATAAATGATCTGGAAACAATTATCCAGTCTTTCCTAAATGTTTTGAGAAGTGAAAACATTGCTTTAATTGGTGGAGACTTCAAGGTTATGCCAAAAGGAAGCATAGACAAAATAGTTATAACAACAGCAGCTATAGGCATTGCTAAAAAGCCTATTGTTGACATGCCAAAACCCGGTGATAAAATAGTTGTTAGTGATTTTGTTGGTGATCATGGAGCTGTTATAATGCTTCTTCAAATGGGTTTAGAGAAAAGTGTTGAGGAATTTGAAAAAGGTCTTTTGAAAAGTGATGCAAAACCTCTTACAAAACTTATGATACCACTCATAGAGAAATATCGAAACTTCATCAACGCGGCTAGAGATCCGACAAGAGGTGGCTTAGCGGGCATATTGAATGAGTGGGCATCCAAATCTGGAAATGTTATTGTTGTTGACGAGTCCTCAATACCTGTAAGAGAAAGTGTTAAGAGGTATTCTGAAATGCTTGGAATAGACCCTCTATATCTTGCATCAGAAGGTGTTGCAGTGCTTTCTATTGATTCTAGTGTTGCTAACGAGGTTGTTGAGTATATGAAGAGCTTGGGCTTTGAAAATGCTAGAATCATTGGAGAGGTTAAATCAAGTGAGAAGTTCAGGGGATATGTTCTGTCCAAGACAAGAATTGGTGGATACAGAATTTTGGAGCCTCCAAGAGGCGAGCTAGTTCCAAGAATATGCTAG
- a CDS encoding PD-(D/E)XK nuclease family protein produces MTSQILSPEEKERFLRTLEVDKEFRYAVAGAIGLLEILRRLDSIESRIEEHSKTLQEHSKILEDHSKRIEELTKRVEELTKRVEELTKRVEQHSKVLERHSKVLEEHSKRLEELSKAVYEHSIVLREHGKKIDVLSVAIGSIGRRMGVDLEKMVYSIYRDMLFGVGIRDVDKIEKFIYVDSEGRYFKKGTKIEVDVYAHNDEVYVIEVKSLVEEDDVTWFSIKCDAVSNILGKKIKRKVIVAINVVREALEKAKDLGIDIIYGAVVE; encoded by the coding sequence GTGACTTCACAAATTCTGTCTCCAGAAGAGAAGGAGAGGTTTTTGAGAACTCTTGAAGTTGATAAAGAGTTTAGATATGCTGTTGCAGGTGCCATTGGTCTTTTAGAGATTTTGAGAAGACTAGACTCGATAGAAAGCAGAATTGAGGAGCATAGCAAAACTTTGCAAGAACATTCAAAAATTCTTGAAGATCATTCGAAGCGAATTGAAGAGCTTACAAAGAGAGTTGAGGAACTTACAAAAAGAGTTGAAGAGTTAACGAAGAGGGTTGAGCAGCATTCTAAAGTTCTTGAGAGACACTCCAAGGTTCTTGAGGAGCATTCGAAGAGGTTGGAGGAGCTTTCAAAGGCTGTTTATGAGCATTCCATTGTTCTTCGAGAACATGGTAAAAAGATTGATGTGCTTAGTGTTGCTATTGGATCTATTGGTAGGAGGATGGGTGTGGATTTGGAGAAGATGGTGTATAGCATCTATAGAGACATGTTGTTTGGTGTTGGTATAAGGGATGTTGATAAAATTGAGAAGTTTATATATGTTGATTCAGAGGGTAGATACTTTAAGAAGGGAACAAAGATTGAAGTTGATGTTTATGCTCATAATGATGAGGTTTATGTTATTGAGGTTAAGAGTCTGGTTGAGGAAGATGATGTTACATGGTTTAGCATAAAATGCGATGCTGTTTCAAACATACTTGGCAAGAAGATTAAAAGAAAAGTTATTGTGGCAATAAATGTTGTTAGAGAGGCTTTGGAGAAGGCAAAAGATCTTGGAATAGACATAATCTATGGTGCTGTGGTCGAGTAA
- the hypD gene encoding hydrogenase formation protein HypD: protein MQNSEHSELSNFLKVVNKIESAFRENRELVSIILKKIMEYSKKLEEAYGKEFKFKIMNFCGTHEWTITHFGIRSLVPKNIELVAGPGCPVCVTPSYFIEEAIKLALDGFTIYTYGDTYRLRTVNSVRGYNSLSDVRSDGDVKIVTSFAEAIADARRSGRESVFIGIGFETVAPGYASAIIRGIVPENLKIMSLVKLTPPAMFYTLEILREKPTEPPVMGVIAPGHVSTITGAKAWAVVSENYGIPVVISGFEPIDVLLSILEILKQLVKGEAKTVIEYKRAVTWHGDVRAQRIVAKAFRVVDDAWRGIGFLPESGLRLREEYRKIDAFAEIGVEDLKPDKWVYDLPPGCRCAEVTLGKAKPTDCPLFMRICTPSKPYGPCMVSLEGACAIWARFGSGGLADEIAKDLGLQ, encoded by the coding sequence ATGCAAAACAGCGAACATAGTGAGTTGAGTAATTTCCTCAAAGTTGTTAATAAGATTGAAAGTGCTTTTAGAGAGAATAGAGAGCTTGTTTCAATAATTCTAAAGAAGATTATGGAATATTCCAAGAAGCTTGAAGAAGCTTATGGAAAAGAATTCAAGTTTAAAATAATGAACTTTTGCGGAACGCATGAGTGGACAATTACACACTTTGGTATTAGAAGTCTTGTACCAAAAAACATAGAGCTTGTTGCAGGTCCCGGTTGCCCGGTTTGTGTAACCCCCTCATATTTTATTGAAGAGGCTATAAAACTTGCTTTGGATGGTTTCACCATTTACACATATGGCGATACCTATAGGCTTAGAACAGTGAATAGTGTAAGGGGATATAATTCTCTAAGCGATGTTAGAAGCGATGGCGATGTGAAAATTGTTACAAGTTTTGCAGAAGCCATAGCCGATGCTAGGAGAAGTGGTAGGGAATCTGTATTTATTGGAATAGGCTTTGAAACTGTTGCTCCAGGCTATGCCTCAGCAATTATAAGAGGTATTGTACCAGAAAATCTAAAGATTATGAGTCTTGTCAAGCTTACACCACCAGCAATGTTCTACACATTGGAGATACTGAGGGAGAAGCCAACAGAACCACCAGTAATGGGTGTTATAGCACCTGGTCATGTATCAACAATTACTGGGGCAAAGGCATGGGCTGTTGTATCTGAAAACTATGGCATTCCAGTTGTTATCTCTGGTTTTGAGCCCATCGATGTTCTTCTATCAATTCTAGAAATTTTGAAGCAGCTTGTAAAAGGAGAGGCAAAAACGGTTATAGAATATAAAAGAGCTGTTACATGGCATGGGGATGTAAGAGCACAGAGAATTGTGGCGAAAGCCTTTAGAGTTGTTGATGATGCTTGGAGAGGCATAGGATTTTTGCCTGAAAGCGGCTTAAGACTTAGAGAAGAGTATAGAAAAATTGATGCTTTTGCAGAGATTGGGGTAGAGGATTTGAAACCCGATAAATGGGTTTATGACCTTCCACCAGGTTGTAGATGTGCAGAGGTGACACTTGGAAAAGCGAAGCCAACTGACTGCCCACTTTTCATGAGGATTTGTACACCAAGCAAACCCTATGGACCATGTATGGTGTCTTTGGAGGGGGCATGCGCTATATGGGCTAGATTTGGAAGTGGTGGTTTAGCAGATGAGATAGCAAAGGATCTTGGTTTACAATAA
- a CDS encoding HypC/HybG/HupF family hydrogenase formation chaperone, which yields MPAVVLSVDFDNMIARVDYGDGIAREVLIGIDGERVSRGDIVMVHAGVIISKLSSDAVEEHIEFLKDVLGEDASKAIKAYESILELAKSLKKEV from the coding sequence GTGCCAGCAGTTGTACTTAGCGTTGATTTTGATAACATGATTGCTAGAGTTGATTATGGAGATGGCATTGCTAGAGAGGTTCTCATAGGCATAGATGGTGAAAGAGTTTCTAGAGGCGATATAGTAATGGTTCATGCAGGTGTTATAATATCTAAGCTTTCAAGTGATGCTGTAGAGGAGCATATAGAGTTTCTTAAGGATGTTTTGGGAGAGGATGCAAGCAAAGCAATCAAAGCCTATGAGTCTATTCTTGAACTTGCAAAGTCATTAAAGAAAGAGGTGTAG